The nucleotide window CGCGCCGCCCGAAAGCGTCATTTTGTGTCCgccacgtcgacgccgtcgccggtgcagccGATCCGCAACACGCACCCGTACAGGGTACCTGGCTGTATGGTGGACTACGTGGTGTCCGAGTACGAGCGGTTTGCACGGCTAGCCGAGGAGGCCGGGTTCGACGGGGTCGAGATCCCTGTCAGCGAGGGCAGCCTCCTGCATAACTTCCTGTCCTCCGCCGTGAACACGCGGCAGGACGCCTTTGGCGGGTCGCTGGAGCGCCGGCTCGAGATCACAGTGCGCGTGCTCGAAACCATCAAGAACTCCCTAGCGAACCCCGACCACTTTCTCGTGGCGTTGCGGTTATGTCTGCACGACCTGAAGGTCGGCGGCACGCCGATGACCGAGACGCTACGGGTAGCCGAAGTGCTCGCCAAGAGCGGCCGCATCGACCTCTTGAACACGAGCGTCGGCATGCACGACTCGCCCGTTCAGACGCTGTCAGCCTACGTGCCGCATGGCACGTTTGCGCGGTCCTGCcagctgctgaaggagcgGCTGACGGAGGTCTGTGCAGCGGATGTGCCGGTCGTTGCGTCGCACCGGCTGCACACCATCGAGCTCTCCGAGAAGCTGCTCGAAAAGGGTGTGTGCGACATGGTCGGCGtcgcgcggccgctgctcgcGGACCCGCAGTACATCACcaacgcagcggcgggccGCAGCGAGGATAGCATCCCGTGCATCGGCTGCAACCACTGCGTCAACCGGCTGTACAAGCACCAGCGCATCACGTGTGCGTTGAACCCCATCTCGGGCTACGAGCTCCAGCGAGGATGGAGGCCGGCCACGTACCGCAAGTCTGTCGCCGTTGTCGGGgcaggcgcggcgggcgtgacgtgcgcgctgacgctgtggcgccgcggccacgACGTCACACTCTTTGAGAAGGAAAGCGTCATTGGTGGCCAGCTGAACCTCGCGAAGCGCGTGCCTGGCAAGGAAAACTACCAGGCCATGCTGGAGTACTggacgcggcagctgcggcagtcCTCCATCAACGTCCGCCTCAACACTGAGTTCACCCGCGAGGAGGTAGCTCGCAACCACCAGTTCTTTCACGCTGTCGTCATGGCGCACGGCTCCGTGCCGCGCCGCATCTCGTCCCACGTCATCGCCGGCGCGTCCGAGTGCCCGCTCATCGTGCCCTTCTCGCGCATcctcgacggcagcgtcacggcaggtcgccgcgtcgtcatcgtcggcaacggcgccaTCTCGCACGACGTTGCCTCCTTCCTGCTGCACGACCCCCGCGTCTCGCGCGAGGTCTCGCTGTACCTGGACGAGTGGGGCGTCAACCTCGAGGACGGCAGCCTGCTGGGCAGCCCGGAGCCACGGATGCCGCGCAACAACCGCGTGGTCACCATCTTCAACAAGGCGGACAAGGACGCGGACCTTTCCCGAGGCTGGGGCTGGGCGCAGAAACTTTGGATCAAGCAGCACGCGAGCACCGTGGTGTCGCACGGCATGCTCGAGAACttcgacgccgacggcgtgcACATCTCCACGTTGCCACCGGACAGCCGCAAGTTCTTCGTGCCGTGCGACACCATCGTCTGGTGCATTGGCATGCTGCCGAACATCACCTACGGCACATGGATCTACGAGTGGATGAAGGACGGCGCGAAGGTGCGAGGTGAGATGATGGGCGACTTTAGCATCTACACAGCCGGCTCTTGCCGTGACAGCTACACCGGCGACGGACACGGCGAAGAAGATCTACTCCAGTGCGTCCACGAAGGGTACGAGATCGGCTACAAGATATGAGGCTGACATCTCGATggtcgcgcggcggcggtggcctgTGCCTGGTGAAGGATCCACACAGCTTTCCAGCGCTTCGCGTTGCTCGCTGGTTGCTAGCCTACCCTGCAGCGCTTGCCTGCTTGCGTGTGGGGACGGGTTGTGGGGCCTCCGGAACGGATGACACGCGGCAAAGAGAGGGCAGATGGCATGTGACCGCACTGCTGCGGACGCCATCTGGTGTCCAATCCATGCACACGCGGGCAAGGCAAACCGACGGAAAGCGCTGCTTGGCAGCGGG belongs to Leishmania infantum JPCM5 genome chromosome 6 and includes:
- a CDS encoding 2,4-dienoyl-coa reductase-like protein, encoding MAASFTSSTGSSAVGPAAASRLFTPIRIGRHIQLPNRFYMQPIYLNMESELKCYGDEHMAAMAAFFGERAHYGAKLIVVGGLGTSRLGRWKKDALMLGTFDAAKALSRVTQAVHSEGGYVLAQAFHAGRAARKRHFVSATSTPSPVQPIRNTHPYRVPGCMVDYVVSEYERFARLAEEAGFDGVEIPVSEGSLLHNFLSSAVNTRQDAFGGSLERRLEITVRVLETIKNSLANPDHFLVALRLCLHDLKVGGTPMTETLRVAEVLAKSGRIDLLNTSVGMHDSPVQTLSAYVPHGTFARSCQLLKERLTEVCAADVPVVASHRLHTIELSEKLLEKGVCDMVGVARPLLADPQYITNAAAGRSEDSIPCIGCNHCVNRLYKHQRITCALNPISGYELQRGWRPATYRKSVAVVGAGAAGVTCALTLWRRGHDVTLFEKESVIGGQLNLAKRVPGKENYQAMLEYWTRQLRQSSINVRLNTEFTREEVARNHQFFHAVVMAHGSVPRRISSHVIAGASECPLIVPFSRILDGSVTAGRRVVIVGNGAISHDVASFLLHDPRVSREVSLYLDEWGVNLEDGSLLGSPEPRMPRNNRVVTIFNKADKDADLSRGWGWAQKLWIKQHASTVVSHGMLENFDADGVHISTLPPDSRKFFVPCDTIVWCIGMLPNITYGTWIYEWMKDGAKVRGEMMGDFSIYTAGSCRDSYTGDGHGEEDLLQCVHEGYEIGYKI